A stretch of the Glycine soja cultivar W05 chromosome 13, ASM419377v2, whole genome shotgun sequence genome encodes the following:
- the LOC114382654 gene encoding serine/threonine-protein kinase tricorner-like isoform X2, with translation MDSARSWLQKFQPRDKTRAAGKKKEEDGNGGNQDSNEPVDEALLSSVTKQKVAATKQYIENHYKEQMKNLQERKERRTILEKKLADADVSEEDQNNLLKFLEKKETEYMRLQRHKMGVDDFELLTMIGKGAFGEVRVCREKTSDHVYAMKKLKKSEMLRRGQVEHVKAERNLLAEVDRNCIVKLYCSFQDDEYLYLIMEYLPGGDMMTLLMRKDTLTEDEARFYVGETILAIESIHKHNYIHRDIKPDNLLLDRYGHLKLSDFGLCKPLDCSALEEKDFSVGQNVNGSTQSSTPKRSQQEQLQHWQMNRRTLAYSTVGTPDYIAPEVLLKKGYGMECDWWSLGAIMYEMLVGYPPFYSDDPMLTCRKIVNWKTYLKFPEEARLSPEAKDLISKLLCNVNQRLGSKGADEIKAHPFFKGVEWDKLYQMEAAFIPEVNDELDTQNFEKFDESDSQNQSSSRSGPWRKMLSSKDLNFVGYTYKNFEIVNDYQVPGIAELKKKQSKPKRPTIKSLFETSEGSDTDTSANDQPAQGSFLKLLPPQLEVSPHRNKNLPPRS, from the exons ATGGATTCTGCAAGGAGTTGGCTTCAGAAGTTCCAGCCTCGAGATAAAACCAGGGCTGCTGGGAAGAAAAAGGAGGAGGATGGTAATGGAGGAAACCAGGATTCGAATGAACCCGTGGATGAAGCATTGTTATCCAGTGTCACGAAGCAGAAGGTGGCAGCAACAAAGCAGTACATTGAAAATCATTACAAGGAGCAAATGAAGAACCTTCAGGAGAGGAAGGAGCG TCGAACCATCTTGGAAAAGAAGTTGGCTGATGCTGATGTCTCTGAGGAGGATCAAAACAACCTGCTTAAATTTTTAGAGAAAAAGGAAACTGAATATATGCGCCTTCAGAGGCATAAGATGGGTGTTGATGATTTTGAGTTATTGACAATGATTGGGAAAGGTGCATTTGGGGAG GTCAGAGTCTGTAGGGAGAAAACTAGTGATCATGTATATGCAATGAAGAAGCTGAAAAAATCAGAGATGCTTCGTAGAGGCCAG GTTGAGCATGTTAAAGCTGAAAGGAATCTCCTCGCAGAGGTTGACAGAAATTGCATAGTCAAGCTTTATTGTTCTTTCCaagatgatgaatatttgtatcTTATTATGGAGTATCTACCGGGTGGGGATATGATGACTCTACTTATGAGAAAGGATACCTTGACTGAAGATGAAGCCAGATTTTATGTAGGAGAAACAATTTTGGCTATTGAATCTATACATAAGCACAATTATATACATAG GGATATCAAGCCAGACAACTTACTACTTGATAGATATGGACACTTGAAATTGTCAGATTTTGGACTTTGTAAACCATTAGATTGTAGTGCACTTGAAGAAAAGGATTTTTCTGTGGGTCAGAATGTGAATGGATCTACACAAAGCTCAACTCCTAAACGCTCACAACAGGAACAACTGCAACATTGGCAAATGAACAGGAGGACACTT GCTTATTCCACAGTTGGTACACCAGATTATATTGCTCCAGAAGTTCTTTTGAAGAAAGGTTATGGGATGGAATGTGATTG GTGGTCACTGGGAGCTATTATGTACGAAATGTTGGTGGGATATCCACCTTTTTATTCTGATGATCCAATGTTAACATGTAGGAAG ATAGTAAATTGGAAAACTTACTTGAAATTTCCTGAAGAAGCTAGGCTATCCCCAGAAGCTAAAGATCTTATTAGTAAACTTTTGTGTAATGTCAATCAAAGGCTGGGgtcaaaaggtgcagatgaaaTAAAG GCTCATCCATTCTTCAAAGGTGTTGAATGGGATAAGCTCTATCAAATGGAAGCTGCATTTATTCCTGAGGTCAATGATGAGTTAGATACTCAGaattttgaaaagtttgatgAG TCTGACAGCCaaaatcaatcatcatcaagaTCTGGTCCATGGAGGAAG ATGCTTTCATCTAAGGACTTGAATTTTGTTGGATACACTTACAAGAACTTTGAAATTGTCAATGATTATCAAGTTCCTGGGATAG CTGAACTGAAGAAGAAACAGTCCAAACCAAAGAGGCCAACCATCAAGTCACTTTTCG AAACATCAGAGGGGTCTGATACTGATACTTCTGCAAATGATCAACCTGCTCAAGGAAGCTTTTTGAAGCTCTTGCCACCCCAGTTAGAGGTATCTCCTCATCGCAACAAGAATCTTCCTCCCAGGTCCTAA
- the LOC114382566 gene encoding TBC1 domain family member 15-like isoform X1 produces MKSSGTTELNTFYPIKPECQADVPATRFKPRAGKTLSQRRWQASFSQDGHLDIAKVLRRIQRGGVHPSIKGEVWEFLLGCYDPNSTLEERNELKQRRRGQYDMWKAECQKMVPVIGSGKFITTPLIDDEGQPIDPSLVGVQTSDKKVVQWMQLLHQIGLDVHRTDRALDFYETEANQAKLFHVLAVYAWLDNDIGYVQGMNDICSPLIILVENEADCYWCFDRAMRRMRENFRSSASSMGVQSQLATLSQIMKTVDPKLHHHLEDLDGGEYLFAFRMLMVLFRREFSFADTLYLWELMWAMEYNPYIFTKYEDPDRAKTKGPSPATNNKHLKQYGKFERKNVKTGHTEENSALSVFLVASVLEIKNRRILNEAKGVDDVVKILGDITSNLDAKKALNEALKIQKKYLSKAKKA; encoded by the exons ATGAAGAGTTCTGGAACTACTGAGTTGAATACCTTTTACCCCATTAAACCAGAATGTCAAGCAGATGTTCCAGCCACTCGTTTTAAACCAAGG GCTGGCAAAACTCTAAGTCAAAGAAGATGGCAGGCATCATTCTCCCAAGATGGTCACTTGGATATTGCAAAAGTGCTAAGACGAATACAGCGAGGG GGTGTCCATCCTTCAATCAAGGGGGAAGTGTGGGAGTTCTTGCTAGGTTGCTATGATCCTAACAGTACACTTGAAGAACGGAATGAGCTCAAGCAACGCAGGAg gGGGCAGTATGATATGTGGAAAGCTGAATGTCAAAAGATGGTCCCAGTCATTGGTAGTGGAAAATTTATTACAACACCCCTCATTGATGATGAAGGCCAGCCAATAGATCCTTCTTTGGTAGGCGTCCAGACTTCAGATAAGAAAGTTGTGCAGTGGATGCAGTTATTACATCAGATTG GTCTGGATGTTCATCGAACAGATCGAGCACTTGACTTTTATGAGACTGAAGCTAATCAAGCAAAACTCTTCCATGTTCTAGCAGTTTATGCTTGGTTGGACAATGATATTGGTTATGTACAAG GAATGAATGATATTTGCTCTCCTTTGATTATTCTTGTTGAGAATGAAGCTGATTGCTACTGGTGCTTTGACCGTGCAATGCGAAGGATG AGAGAGAACTTCAGGAGCAGTGCAAGTTCAATGGGGGTCCAATCTCAGCTGGCTACACTCTCACAGATAATGAAAACAGTTGATCCAAAGCTTCATCATCACCTTG AGGATTTAGATGGAGGAGAATATCTCTTTGCATTTCGCATGCTTATGGTTCTTTTCCGAAGAGAATTTTCTTTTGCAGATACTTTGTATCTTTGGGAG TTGATGTGGGCCATGGAATACAACCCATACATCTTCACCAAATATGAGGATCCAGATCGTGCAAAAACAAAAGGCCCATCACCTGCAACAAATAACAAACATTTGAAGCAATACGGAAAATTCGAGAGAAAAAATGTGAAGACTGGGCATACTGAGGAAAATAGTGCACTGTCTGTTTTTCTTGTTGCAAGTGTTCTTGAGATTAAGAATAGGCGGATTTTAAACGAGGCCAAGGGTGTGGACGATGTTGTCAAG ATCTTGGGCGACATAACCTCAAATCTTGATGCTAAGAAAGCACTTAATGAAGCACTgaaaattcagaaaaaataCCTAAGCAAG GCCAAGAAGGCATGA
- the LOC114382566 gene encoding TBC1 domain family member 15-like isoform X2 yields the protein MKSSGTTELNTFYPIKPECQADVPATRFKPRAGKTLSQRRWQASFSQDGHLDIAKVLRRIQRGGVHPSIKGEVWEFLLGCYDPNSTLEERNELKQRRRGQYDMWKAECQKMVPVIGSGKFITTPLIDDEGQPIDPSLVGVQTSDKKVVQWMQLLHQIGLDVHRTDRALDFYETEANQAKLFHVLAVYAWLDNDIGYVQGMNDICSPLIILVENEADCYWCFDRAMRRMRENFRSSASSMGVQSQLATLSQIMKTVDPKLHHHLEDLDGGEYLFAFRMLMVLFRREFSFADTLYLWEIVSS from the exons ATGAAGAGTTCTGGAACTACTGAGTTGAATACCTTTTACCCCATTAAACCAGAATGTCAAGCAGATGTTCCAGCCACTCGTTTTAAACCAAGG GCTGGCAAAACTCTAAGTCAAAGAAGATGGCAGGCATCATTCTCCCAAGATGGTCACTTGGATATTGCAAAAGTGCTAAGACGAATACAGCGAGGG GGTGTCCATCCTTCAATCAAGGGGGAAGTGTGGGAGTTCTTGCTAGGTTGCTATGATCCTAACAGTACACTTGAAGAACGGAATGAGCTCAAGCAACGCAGGAg gGGGCAGTATGATATGTGGAAAGCTGAATGTCAAAAGATGGTCCCAGTCATTGGTAGTGGAAAATTTATTACAACACCCCTCATTGATGATGAAGGCCAGCCAATAGATCCTTCTTTGGTAGGCGTCCAGACTTCAGATAAGAAAGTTGTGCAGTGGATGCAGTTATTACATCAGATTG GTCTGGATGTTCATCGAACAGATCGAGCACTTGACTTTTATGAGACTGAAGCTAATCAAGCAAAACTCTTCCATGTTCTAGCAGTTTATGCTTGGTTGGACAATGATATTGGTTATGTACAAG GAATGAATGATATTTGCTCTCCTTTGATTATTCTTGTTGAGAATGAAGCTGATTGCTACTGGTGCTTTGACCGTGCAATGCGAAGGATG AGAGAGAACTTCAGGAGCAGTGCAAGTTCAATGGGGGTCCAATCTCAGCTGGCTACACTCTCACAGATAATGAAAACAGTTGATCCAAAGCTTCATCATCACCTTG AGGATTTAGATGGAGGAGAATATCTCTTTGCATTTCGCATGCTTATGGTTCTTTTCCGAAGAGAATTTTCTTTTGCAGATACTTTGTATCTTTGGGAG ATTGTTTCCAGTTGA
- the LOC114382083 gene encoding casein kinase 1-like protein 6, with translation MEHVIGGKFKLGRKIGSGSFGELYLGVNVQTGEEVAVKLEPVKTRHPQLHYESKLYMLLQGGTGIPHLKWFGVEGDYNVMVIDLLGPSLEDLFNYCDRKFTLKTVLMLADQLINRVEYMHSRGFLHRDIKPDNFLMGLGRKANQVYAIDYGLAKKYRDLQTHRHIPYRENKNLTGTARYASVNTHLGIEQSRRDDLESLGYVLMYFLKGSLPWQGLRAGTKKQKYDKISETKVSTSIEVLCKSYPSEFVSYFQYCRSLQFEDKPDYSYLKRLFRDLFIREGYQFDYIFDWTMLKYPQISGSSRGRHGTGKAAMHAGPHVQKAEKISVGKEIREKFSGAVEAFSRRNPANASPRGDHTKHRSFEDVPVQKDLHYAQHNSTRYGSSSRRAMISSNKPISSGDHTGRQTITGSRPSGAHRIQPVYDTKQATYTRGGSIRGHRDDPLRNFELLNIRK, from the exons ATGGAGCATGTGATTGGTGGCAAGTTTAAACTGGGAAGGAAAATTGGGAGTGGGTCTTTTGGGGAGCTCTATTTAG GTGTTAATGTACAAACTGGAGAGGAGGTAGCTGTTAAGCTG GAACCTGTGAAGACCAGGCATCCACAGCTTCACTATGAGTCAAAACTGTATATGCTTCTTCAAGGAGGAA CGGGGATTCCCCACCTCAAGTGGTTTGGAGTTGAGGGAGACTACAATGTCATGGTTATCGACCTTCTTGGACCAAGTCTGGAAGATTTATTCAACTATTGTGACCGGAAGTTCACATTGAAGACAGTGTTAATGCTTGCTGATCAATTG aTTAACAGAGTTGAATATATGCATTCAAGAGGTTTCCTTCACCGTGACATAAAGCCGGACAATTTTCTAATGGGTCTAGGACGAAAAGCAAACCAA GTGTATGCCATTGACTATGGCCTTGCAAAAAAATATAGGGATCTTCAGACTCATAGGCACATACCATACAG GGAAAACAAGAACCTTACAGGCACAGCACGCTATGCAAGTGTCAACACTCATCTTGGAATTG AACAAAGCAGAAGGGATGATCTGGAATCTCTTGGTTATGTGCTCATGTATTTCTTAAAAGGAAG tCTTCCCTGGCAAGGACTGAGGGCTggcaccaaaaaacaaaaatatgacaaaatcagTGAGACAAAGGTGTCAACTTCCATAGAG GTGCTCTGCAAATCATATCCCTCTGAGTTTGTGTCATACTTCCAATATTGCCGATCACTGCAATTTGAGGACAAGCCAGATTATTCGTATTTAAAGAGACTTTTCCGAGACCTATTTATTCGAGAAG GCTACCAGTTTGATTACATTTTTGACTGGACTATGTTAAAATATCCACAGATCAGTGGCAGCTCCAGAGGGCGG CATGGCACTGGCAAGGCAGCTATGCATGCAGGTCCACATGTACAAAAAGCAGAAAAGATCTCAG TTGGGAAAGAGATTCGAGAGAAATTCTCTGGTGCAGTTGAAGCGTTCTCCCGGAGGAACCCTGCAAATGCTAGTCCTCGTGGTGATCACACCAAACACAGGAGTTTTGAGGATGTACCAGTGCAAAAGGATTTG CACTATGCGCAACACAATTCCACTCGATATGGCAGCAGTTCAAGAAGAGCCATGATCTCATCAAACAAGCCAATATCCTCAGGTGACCATACTGGCAGGCAAACCATAACTGGGAGCCGTCCATCTGGTGCTCACAGAATTCAACCTGTGTATGACACCAAACAAGCAACTTATACACGCGGTGGCTCTATAAGAGGCCACCGTGATGATCCTCTGCGGAACTTCGAGCTCCTCAATATCAGGAAGTAA
- the LOC114381934 gene encoding protein SCARECROW-like, whose translation MMNVGFEVIHANYNPNMIHPHMHETWDHYSNTITSLPFSAPTPSNPYPKPATENNHCLNLGQNELCDWMEEHISDITKHFVEDLPETTTSDNLLSNNPTGVVSHHNLGVPSLLSPNFTQRKPSCFRPQFESFTNDPPNFNLHIQTNTSTLDQNKHNVYDQGLNLITLLMECAVAISVDNLGEAHRMLLELTQMASPYKASCAERVVAYFAKAMTSRVMNSWLGVCSPLVDHKSINSAFQVFNNISPFIKFAHFTSNQAILEAVSHCDSIHIIDLDIMQGLQWPAFFHILATRMEGKPKVTMTGLGASMELLVETGKQLTNFARRLGLSLKFHPIATKFGEVIDVSMLHVKPGEAVAVHWLQHSLYDATGPDWKTLRLLEELEPRIITLVEQDVNHGGSFLDRFVASLHYYSTLFDSLGAYLHNDDSNRHRVEHGLLSREINNVLAIGGPKRSGEDNFRQWRSELARHCFVKQVPLSDNSMAQAQLILNMFSPAYGYSLAQVEGTLRLGWKDTSLYTASAWTCCNSS comes from the coding sequence ATGATGAATGTGGGATTTGAGGTGATTCATGCAAATTATAATCCAAACATGATTCATCCACACATGCATGAAACATGGGATCACTACTCAAATACCATTACTTCCTTGCCATTTTCTGCTCCAACCCCATCAAACCCTTATCCAAAGCCAGCAACAGAAAACAACCATTGCCTTAACTTGGGGCAGAATGAACTCTGTGATTGGATGGAAGAACACATTAGTGACATCACCAAACACTTTGTTGAAGACTTACCAGAAACAACCACTTCTGATAACTTGCTTTCTAATAACCCAACAGGGGTTGTTTCCCATCACAACCTTGGTGTTCCCTCACTACTTTCACCCAACTTCACCCAAAGAAAACCCTCATGTTTTAGACCCCAGTTTGAGTCCTTCACCAACGATCCCCCAAACTTCAATCTTCACATTCAAACAAACACCTCAACTTTAgatcaaaacaaacacaatgtTTATGATCAAGGGTTGAACCTAATAACCCTTTTAATGGAGTGTGCAGTGGCAATCTCAGTTGACAACCTAGGTGAGGCTCATAGGATGTTACTAGAGCTAACACAAATGGCCTCACCATACAAAGCATCATGTGCTGAACGTGTTGTTGCTTACTTTGCAAAAGCCATGACTAGCAGGGTGATGAATTCATGGCTTGGAGTGTGTTCCCCTTTGGTTGATCACAAAAGCATAAACTCAGCATTCCAAGTGTTCAACAACATTTCCCCTTTCATCAAATTTGCTCACTTCACTTCCAACCAAGCAATTCTAGAAGCAGTGAGTCATTGTGACAGCATTCACATCATTGACTTGGACATCATGCAAGGGCTTCAATGGCCGGCTTTTTTCCACATCTTAGCCACAAGAATGGAGGGtaaaccaaaagtcacaatgacAGGTTTGGGAGCCTCAATGGAACTCCTTGTTGAAACAGGAAAACAACTCACAAACTTTGCAAGAAGGCTTGGCTTGTCACTGAAGTTTCACCCCATTGCAACAAAGTTTGGGGAAGTAATTGATGTGTCCATGCTTCATGTGAAGCCTGGTGAGGCAGTGGCAGTGCACTGGCTGCAGCATTCACTGTATGATGCAACTGGACCAGATTGGAAAACACTGAGACTCCTTGAGGAGTTGGAGCCAAGAATCATCACCTTGGTGGAGCAAGATGTAAACCATGGAGGGTCTTTCTTGGACCGTTTTGTTGCCTCCTTGCACTACTACTCCACCCTCTTTGATTCCCTTGGAGCATACTTACACAATGATGATTCAAACCGGCACCGTGTGGAGCATGGCCTTCTCTCCAGGGAGATCAACAATGTGTTGGCCATAGGAGGACCTAAGAGGAGTGGTGAAGACAATTTTAGGCAGTGGAGAAGTGAGCTTGCTAGGCACTGTTTTGTGAAGCAGGTTCCATTGAGTGACAATTCAATGGCTCAAGCACAATTGATATTGAACATGTTTTCACCTGCTTATGGGTATAGCCTTGCGCAAGTTGAGGGAACTTTAAGGCTTGGATGGAAGGATACAAGCTTGTACACAGCTTCTGCATGGACCTGCTGTAATTCTAGCTAG
- the LOC114382654 gene encoding serine/threonine-protein kinase tricorner-like isoform X1: MDSARSWLQKFQPRDKTRAAGKKKEEDGNGGNQDSNEPVDEALLSSVTKQKVAATKQYIENHYKEQMKNLQERKERRTILEKKLADADVSEEDQNNLLKFLEKKETEYMRLQRHKMGVDDFELLTMIGKGAFGEVRVCREKTSDHVYAMKKLKKSEMLRRGQVEHVKAERNLLAEVDRNCIVKLYCSFQDDEYLYLIMEYLPGGDMMTLLMRKDTLTEDEARFYVGETILAIESIHKHNYIHRDIKPDNLLLDRYGHLKLSDFGLCKPLDCSALEEKDFSVGQNVNGSTQSSTPKRSQQEQLQHWQMNRRTLAYSTVGTPDYIAPEVLLKKGYGMECDWWSLGAIMYEMLVGYPPFYSDDPMLTCRKIVNWKTYLKFPEEARLSPEAKDLISKLLCNVNQRLGSKGADEIKAHPFFKGVEWDKLYQMEAAFIPEVNDELDTQNFEKFDESDSQNQSSSRSGPWRKMLSSKDLNFVGYTYKNFEIVNDYQVPGIAELKKKQSKPKRPTIKSLFDCESETSEGSDTDTSANDQPAQGSFLKLLPPQLEVSPHRNKNLPPRS, encoded by the exons ATGGATTCTGCAAGGAGTTGGCTTCAGAAGTTCCAGCCTCGAGATAAAACCAGGGCTGCTGGGAAGAAAAAGGAGGAGGATGGTAATGGAGGAAACCAGGATTCGAATGAACCCGTGGATGAAGCATTGTTATCCAGTGTCACGAAGCAGAAGGTGGCAGCAACAAAGCAGTACATTGAAAATCATTACAAGGAGCAAATGAAGAACCTTCAGGAGAGGAAGGAGCG TCGAACCATCTTGGAAAAGAAGTTGGCTGATGCTGATGTCTCTGAGGAGGATCAAAACAACCTGCTTAAATTTTTAGAGAAAAAGGAAACTGAATATATGCGCCTTCAGAGGCATAAGATGGGTGTTGATGATTTTGAGTTATTGACAATGATTGGGAAAGGTGCATTTGGGGAG GTCAGAGTCTGTAGGGAGAAAACTAGTGATCATGTATATGCAATGAAGAAGCTGAAAAAATCAGAGATGCTTCGTAGAGGCCAG GTTGAGCATGTTAAAGCTGAAAGGAATCTCCTCGCAGAGGTTGACAGAAATTGCATAGTCAAGCTTTATTGTTCTTTCCaagatgatgaatatttgtatcTTATTATGGAGTATCTACCGGGTGGGGATATGATGACTCTACTTATGAGAAAGGATACCTTGACTGAAGATGAAGCCAGATTTTATGTAGGAGAAACAATTTTGGCTATTGAATCTATACATAAGCACAATTATATACATAG GGATATCAAGCCAGACAACTTACTACTTGATAGATATGGACACTTGAAATTGTCAGATTTTGGACTTTGTAAACCATTAGATTGTAGTGCACTTGAAGAAAAGGATTTTTCTGTGGGTCAGAATGTGAATGGATCTACACAAAGCTCAACTCCTAAACGCTCACAACAGGAACAACTGCAACATTGGCAAATGAACAGGAGGACACTT GCTTATTCCACAGTTGGTACACCAGATTATATTGCTCCAGAAGTTCTTTTGAAGAAAGGTTATGGGATGGAATGTGATTG GTGGTCACTGGGAGCTATTATGTACGAAATGTTGGTGGGATATCCACCTTTTTATTCTGATGATCCAATGTTAACATGTAGGAAG ATAGTAAATTGGAAAACTTACTTGAAATTTCCTGAAGAAGCTAGGCTATCCCCAGAAGCTAAAGATCTTATTAGTAAACTTTTGTGTAATGTCAATCAAAGGCTGGGgtcaaaaggtgcagatgaaaTAAAG GCTCATCCATTCTTCAAAGGTGTTGAATGGGATAAGCTCTATCAAATGGAAGCTGCATTTATTCCTGAGGTCAATGATGAGTTAGATACTCAGaattttgaaaagtttgatgAG TCTGACAGCCaaaatcaatcatcatcaagaTCTGGTCCATGGAGGAAG ATGCTTTCATCTAAGGACTTGAATTTTGTTGGATACACTTACAAGAACTTTGAAATTGTCAATGATTATCAAGTTCCTGGGATAG CTGAACTGAAGAAGAAACAGTCCAAACCAAAGAGGCCAACCATCAAGTCACTTTTCG ATTGTGAATCAGAAACATCAGAGGGGTCTGATACTGATACTTCTGCAAATGATCAACCTGCTCAAGGAAGCTTTTTGAAGCTCTTGCCACCCCAGTTAGAGGTATCTCCTCATCGCAACAAGAATCTTCCTCCCAGGTCCTAA